From a single Candidatus Brevundimonas phytovorans genomic region:
- the surE gene encoding 5'/3'-nucleotidase SurE produces the protein MRILLTNDDGIEAEGLECLERIARTLSDDVWVVAPQTEQSAKGRGITLTEPLRVNQLGDKRFAVTGTPTDCVILAVNDLMPAKPDLVLSGVNRGHNVGEDVSYSGTVAGALQGMAFGIRSIALSQSLERFHDDVVAHWETAEAFAPGIIARLLEQKWEDGVVMNVNFPKLPPELVKAVEVTKQGFRDIGEMHAIRRTDLRGRDYYWMAFRGAPQEHAEGTDLRAMDEGRISVTPLHIDLTHMRSVNDLKKVLGGAPPKGPAG, from the coding sequence ATGAGAATTCTCCTCACCAATGACGACGGCATCGAGGCGGAAGGCCTTGAATGTCTCGAGAGGATCGCTCGCACCCTGTCGGACGACGTCTGGGTCGTCGCGCCCCAGACCGAGCAGTCGGCCAAGGGGCGCGGGATCACCCTGACCGAGCCCCTTCGCGTCAACCAGCTGGGCGACAAGCGTTTCGCCGTGACCGGCACGCCGACCGACTGCGTCATCCTGGCGGTCAACGACCTGATGCCCGCGAAGCCCGATCTGGTGCTGTCGGGCGTCAATCGCGGCCACAACGTCGGCGAGGACGTCAGCTATTCCGGCACGGTGGCCGGCGCGTTGCAGGGCATGGCCTTCGGCATCCGATCCATCGCCCTGTCGCAGTCGCTGGAACGCTTCCACGACGACGTGGTGGCCCACTGGGAGACGGCCGAAGCCTTCGCTCCCGGCATTATCGCGCGGCTGCTGGAGCAGAAATGGGAGGACGGCGTGGTCATGAACGTCAACTTCCCCAAGCTGCCGCCGGAGCTGGTCAAGGCGGTCGAGGTGACGAAGCAGGGTTTCCGCGACATCGGCGAGATGCACGCCATCCGCCGCACGGACCTGCGCGGTCGCGACTACTACTGGATGGCTTTCCGCGGCGCCCCGCAGGAGCACGCGGAGGGCACCGACCTGCGGGCCATGGACGAGGGCCGGATCTCGGTCACGCCGCTGCATATCGACCTGACGCATATGCGCAGCGTCAATGACCTGAAAAAAGTGCTGGGCGGCGCGCCCCCCAAAGGACCCGCCGGATGA
- a CDS encoding protein-L-isoaspartate(D-aspartate) O-methyltransferase produces MSLSDDRAGRLILSLRRQGVTDARVLKAMESVDRSLFVHEKFLDQAWEDQALPIDCAQTISQPYIVGLMTQALEVGPRHRVLEIGTGSGYQCAVLSRLARFVYSVERYKSLLTEAEAKLKLLGVDNVFTRHGDGGQGWLEQAPFDRIMVTAASPHEPTELLKQLKPGGVLVAPVGRGSVQMLNRYTGQDDGSFRRESLCEVRFVPLVEGTAKEG; encoded by the coding sequence ATGAGCCTCTCGGACGATCGTGCGGGCCGGTTGATCCTGTCGCTGCGGCGGCAGGGGGTGACGGATGCGCGGGTGCTGAAGGCGATGGAATCCGTCGACCGGTCGCTGTTCGTCCACGAGAAGTTTCTGGATCAGGCCTGGGAAGATCAGGCCCTGCCGATCGACTGCGCCCAGACGATCAGCCAGCCCTATATCGTCGGCCTGATGACCCAGGCGCTGGAGGTCGGTCCGCGCCACCGCGTGCTCGAGATCGGCACCGGCAGCGGCTATCAGTGCGCGGTGCTCAGCCGCCTGGCGCGTTTTGTCTATTCGGTGGAACGCTACAAGAGCCTGCTGACCGAGGCCGAGGCCAAGCTGAAGCTGCTCGGCGTCGACAACGTCTTCACCCGCCACGGAGACGGCGGACAGGGCTGGCTGGAGCAGGCGCCCTTTGACCGCATCATGGTCACCGCGGCCTCGCCGCACGAGCCGACCGAGCTGCTGAAACAGTTGAAGCCCGGCGGAGTTCTGGTCGCGCCGGTGGGGCGTGGTTCGGTGCAGATGCTGAACCGCTATACTGGCCAGGACGACGGCAGCTTCCGTCGCGAAAGCCTGTGTGAAGTGCGGTTTGTGCCCCTGGTCGAAGGGACGGCGAAGGAGGGGTAG
- a CDS encoding M23 family metallopeptidase: protein MGGFNGWIRATVIVGGALVVTACSTYPDEPRYSTRPMPVGGQGAYPAQQPGAAPNSNPYYAQPVQPQTPPPARPYEEQGPRAPSGSIEGGGLPPAGGPAYPSTSAPTSPANPAPPRPTSGPVIPGVAYVIQSGDTISGVGRRFQTPVQTLIDLNNLGPRGAISQGQRIILPDSAVDTGSDPYATGPSPVGVRTPNNGVVPPPPPPPSGNAALPPPRAPAITSSTPASPLQGAAVGQALAMQWPVRGDILRRFGPVGMGERNNGINIGAAAGAEVKAAAAGRVAYVGDDLVGQGLTVLIVHKDGWRTVYGHLGSATVRDGAEVRAGQAIGTVGLTAGDGRPSIHFETRQMRGDDPVAVDPLGVLPR, encoded by the coding sequence ATGGGCGGCTTCAACGGCTGGATCAGGGCGACGGTCATCGTCGGCGGGGCGCTGGTGGTCACGGCGTGTTCGACCTATCCAGATGAGCCGCGCTATTCGACCCGGCCCATGCCGGTCGGCGGGCAGGGCGCCTATCCGGCTCAGCAGCCGGGCGCCGCTCCAAACAGCAATCCCTACTACGCCCAGCCGGTCCAGCCTCAGACGCCGCCGCCCGCGCGCCCATACGAAGAGCAGGGGCCGCGCGCGCCGTCGGGCAGCATCGAGGGCGGCGGACTGCCGCCCGCTGGCGGACCGGCCTATCCCTCGACCAGCGCGCCGACGTCGCCCGCGAACCCTGCGCCGCCGCGTCCGACCAGCGGCCCGGTCATTCCGGGCGTCGCCTATGTGATCCAGTCCGGCGACACGATTTCGGGCGTCGGGCGTCGCTTCCAGACCCCGGTCCAGACGCTGATCGACCTGAACAACCTGGGTCCGCGCGGCGCCATCAGCCAGGGTCAGCGCATCATTCTGCCGGACAGCGCCGTGGACACGGGCTCGGACCCCTATGCCACCGGACCGTCGCCGGTCGGCGTTCGGACGCCGAACAATGGCGTGGTTCCGCCGCCGCCTCCGCCGCCCAGCGGCAACGCCGCCCTGCCGCCGCCGCGTGCGCCCGCCATCACCTCCTCGACGCCGGCCTCGCCGCTTCAAGGGGCGGCCGTGGGCCAGGCTCTGGCGATGCAATGGCCGGTGCGGGGCGACATCCTGCGCCGCTTCGGCCCGGTCGGCATGGGCGAGCGCAACAACGGGATCAACATCGGCGCGGCCGCCGGCGCCGAGGTCAAGGCCGCCGCCGCCGGACGCGTGGCCTATGTCGGCGACGATCTGGTGGGGCAGGGCCTGACGGTGCTGATCGTCCACAAGGACGGCTGGCGCACGGTCTACGGTCATCTGGGCTCGGCCACGGTGCGCGACGGCGCCGAGGTCCGCGCGGGTCAGGCGATCGGCACGGTCGGCCTGACCGCAGGCGATGGTCGTCCTTCGATCCACTTCGAGACGCGCCAGATGCGGGGTGATGACCCGGTTGCGGTCGATCCGTTGGGCGTCCTTCCGCGCTGA
- the yajC gene encoding preprotein translocase subunit YajC has translation MPTGSEGGLMAIVVQIAPIVAIFILFYFLMIRPQQKRMKAHQALIAGVKRGDEVVLSNGMVGKVTRVEDAEAMVEISQGVNVRVVKAMIAEVRNRTAIAANDKG, from the coding sequence ATGCCTACTGGTTCCGAAGGCGGCCTGATGGCCATCGTGGTGCAGATCGCGCCGATCGTCGCGATCTTCATCCTGTTCTACTTCCTGATGATCCGCCCGCAGCAAAAGCGGATGAAGGCTCATCAGGCCCTGATCGCCGGCGTCAAGCGCGGCGACGAAGTCGTCCTGTCGAACGGCATGGTCGGCAAGGTGACGCGCGTCGAGGACGCCGAGGCCATGGTCGAGATCTCGCAGGGCGTGAACGTCCGCGTGGTCAAGGCGATGATCGCCGAAGTGCGCAACCGCACCGCCATCGCCGCCAACGACAAGGGCTGA
- the secD gene encoding protein translocase subunit SecD, with translation MIQLARWKVTLVVLSLVFGLLLAFPSVLSQAQRDALPGWLPKNGLNLGLDLQGGSYLLLEVDVPEMRAKRVTNLMEDVRVALREQQVNIGAMQRETGGVVVTIADPAQFDTALTELRKLAQTGAAANGQPDRTATRLSGNRIRFAYTDATLNSMGATAVDQSIEVVRRRLDSSGTKEIAITRQGADRIVVQAPGQSDPAELERLVGRTAQLTFQMVDTSSTGLQDAMAGRVPPDAELLTDDQNTPYLVKKRILVSGENLTRAGVGSDQNGRPAIDFRFDGQGARRFGEATAQNIGKPFAIILDGKVISAPTIQGAITGGTGQITGNFSIESAAELVNLLNGGALPAPLKVEERRVVTAELGADAVQAGMVSTIIGFILICVFMIGAYGLLFGGVSVLGLMLNGILIIAAMSLFGATLTLPGIAGLVLTFAVAVDANVLIYERMRDEARAGRSVIASMDAGFNKAMGTIVDANLTTLVAALIMFMFGAGPVRGFAWTLTIGVFTSMFSSVMVAQVLLGYWLKIAKPKKLPIAE, from the coding sequence ATGATTCAGCTAGCGCGCTGGAAAGTCACCCTGGTCGTGCTGTCGCTCGTTTTCGGGCTGCTGCTGGCCTTCCCGAGCGTGCTCAGTCAGGCGCAGCGCGACGCGCTGCCCGGCTGGCTGCCCAAGAACGGCCTGAACCTGGGTCTTGACCTGCAAGGGGGCTCCTACCTCCTGCTCGAGGTCGATGTGCCGGAGATGCGCGCCAAGCGCGTCACCAACCTGATGGAAGACGTGCGGGTCGCCCTGCGCGAGCAACAGGTCAACATCGGCGCCATGCAGCGCGAGACGGGCGGGGTGGTCGTCACCATCGCCGATCCGGCCCAGTTCGACACGGCGCTGACCGAGCTTCGCAAGCTGGCGCAGACCGGCGCGGCGGCCAACGGCCAGCCGGATCGCACGGCCACGCGTCTGAGCGGCAACCGCATTCGCTTCGCCTATACCGACGCCACGCTGAACAGCATGGGTGCGACGGCGGTGGATCAGTCCATCGAGGTCGTGCGCCGTCGTCTGGACAGTTCGGGCACCAAGGAAATCGCCATCACCCGTCAGGGCGCCGACCGTATCGTCGTCCAGGCGCCGGGGCAGAGCGATCCGGCGGAACTGGAACGTCTGGTCGGTCGCACCGCCCAACTGACCTTCCAGATGGTGGACACCTCGAGCACCGGCTTGCAGGACGCCATGGCCGGCCGCGTGCCGCCGGACGCTGAACTGCTGACCGACGATCAGAACACGCCCTATCTGGTGAAGAAGCGCATTCTGGTCTCGGGTGAAAACCTGACCCGCGCCGGCGTCGGTTCGGATCAAAACGGCCGCCCGGCCATCGACTTCCGCTTTGACGGTCAGGGCGCGCGTCGTTTCGGCGAGGCCACCGCTCAGAACATCGGCAAACCCTTCGCCATCATCCTGGACGGCAAGGTCATCTCGGCCCCGACGATCCAGGGCGCCATCACCGGCGGCACGGGCCAGATCACCGGCAACTTCTCGATCGAGTCGGCTGCGGAACTGGTCAATCTGCTGAACGGCGGCGCCCTGCCTGCGCCGCTGAAGGTCGAGGAACGCCGCGTCGTCACCGCCGAGCTGGGCGCCGACGCGGTTCAGGCCGGCATGGTTTCGACCATCATCGGCTTCATCCTGATCTGCGTCTTCATGATCGGGGCCTATGGCCTGCTGTTCGGCGGCGTGTCTGTGCTGGGTCTAATGCTGAACGGCATCCTGATCATCGCCGCCATGTCCCTGTTCGGCGCGACCCTGACCCTGCCCGGCATCGCCGGTCTGGTGCTGACCTTCGCCGTGGCCGTGGACGCCAACGTGCTGATCTATGAGCGGATGCGTGACGAAGCGCGGGCCGGTCGGTCGGTCATCGCCTCGATGGACGCCGGCTTCAACAAGGCCATGGGCACGATCGTTGACGCCAACCTGACGACCCTGGTGGCGGCGCTGATCATGTTCATGTTCGGCGCGGGGCCGGTTCGCGGCTTCGCCTGGACGCTGACCATCGGCGTGTTCACCTCCATGTTCTCCTCGGTGATGGTCGCCCAGGTCCTGCTCGGGTACTGGCTGAAAATCGCCAAACCCAAAAAACTGCCGATCGCGGAGTGA
- the secF gene encoding protein translocase subunit SecF, whose protein sequence is MAMRGWPLIKLLPQKTNFRFVKYAPAAGVISVILCIASIVGCFYPGLNMGIDFRGGASMEVSKPAGQVLELDQVRSAVSELGLGDVQVQGIDSAASAIVRFQIPEDEGQSAVVARVEKAIDDAVGEVKYSGVSVVGSKVSGELFTSGLLALAAAIALMFVYIWFRFEPQFGLGAVAGLVHDMILTFGLIALFRFEFSLNTVAAILTVIGYSMNDTVVVFDRLRENLRKYKTMPLREVIDLSLNETLSRTIITGVTAVGVLAVLALYGGEALFGFSIVLMIGIVIGTYSSIYVGAPIILLWGVKRGGSIDEDAKPVKFGMASRP, encoded by the coding sequence ATGGCGATGCGTGGATGGCCCCTCATCAAACTGCTTCCGCAGAAGACGAACTTCCGGTTCGTCAAATACGCGCCCGCTGCCGGCGTGATCTCAGTAATCCTGTGCATCGCGTCGATCGTCGGCTGCTTCTATCCCGGCCTGAACATGGGCATCGACTTCCGGGGCGGCGCCTCGATGGAAGTGTCCAAGCCGGCCGGCCAGGTGCTGGAACTGGATCAGGTGCGCAGCGCCGTCAGTGAATTGGGTCTGGGCGATGTCCAGGTTCAGGGCATCGACAGCGCCGCCAGCGCCATCGTTCGCTTCCAGATTCCTGAAGACGAGGGTCAAAGCGCCGTCGTCGCCCGGGTCGAGAAGGCGATCGACGACGCCGTCGGCGAGGTCAAATACTCCGGCGTCAGCGTCGTGGGCTCCAAGGTCTCTGGCGAGTTGTTCACCAGCGGCCTGCTGGCCCTCGCCGCGGCCATTGCTTTGATGTTCGTCTACATCTGGTTCCGGTTCGAGCCGCAGTTCGGCCTGGGCGCCGTGGCGGGTCTGGTGCACGACATGATCCTGACCTTCGGCCTGATCGCCCTGTTCCGGTTCGAGTTCAGCCTCAACACCGTGGCGGCCATTCTGACCGTCATCGGCTATTCGATGAACGATACCGTCGTGGTCTTTGACCGTCTTCGCGAGAACCTGCGCAAGTACAAGACCATGCCCCTGCGCGAGGTCATCGACCTGTCGCTGAACGAGACCCTGTCGCGCACCATCATCACCGGCGTCACCGCCGTGGGCGTTCTGGCAGTTCTGGCTCTTTACGGCGGCGAGGCCCTGTTCGGCTTCTCCATCGTTCTGATGATCGGCATCGTCATCGGCACCTATTCGTCGATCTATGTCGGCGCGCCGATCATCCTGCTTTGGGGCGTCAAGCGCGGCGGCTCCATCGATGAAGACGCCAAGCCGGTCAAGTTCGGCATGGCCAGCCGCCCCTAA
- a CDS encoding squalene/phytoene synthase family protein: MTTSVDLDAQVRAADPDRWMSSRFVADVQARADLIALYALEAELLSIPTRVTQPMLAEMRYTWWAEQLDGVFANTPRVGHPVLEALTAAVARHGLDRAPFDALIEAHIGRVHGEPHDLDAFYVGPMQAAARILAGEGHDAAVIEAGRLWALSQTGRGEEAKTQAAAANAALKRLPTAGFPAVAHATLIRADEPEPLKRLRLFWAVLRGQI; the protein is encoded by the coding sequence ATGACTACCTCTGTTGATCTCGATGCCCAGGTCCGCGCCGCCGACCCCGACCGATGGATGTCCAGCCGGTTCGTGGCCGATGTTCAGGCGCGCGCGGACCTGATCGCCCTCTACGCCCTTGAGGCGGAGTTGCTGTCCATTCCCACCCGCGTCACCCAGCCCATGCTGGCGGAGATGCGCTACACATGGTGGGCCGAACAGTTGGACGGCGTCTTCGCCAATACCCCGCGCGTCGGCCATCCCGTGCTGGAGGCCCTGACCGCCGCCGTCGCCCGTCATGGGCTGGACCGCGCGCCCTTTGACGCCCTGATCGAGGCCCACATCGGCCGAGTGCATGGCGAGCCGCACGACCTGGACGCCTTTTACGTTGGCCCCATGCAGGCCGCAGCGCGGATTCTGGCGGGCGAGGGACACGACGCCGCCGTCATTGAGGCCGGTCGTCTGTGGGCCCTGTCGCAGACGGGGCGTGGAGAGGAAGCGAAGACTCAGGCCGCCGCCGCCAACGCCGCGCTCAAACGCTTGCCGACCGCGGGCTTTCCCGCCGTCGCCCATGCGACGCTGATCCGTGCAGACGAGCCAGAGCCGCTGAAGCGGTTGCGTCTGTTCTGGGCCGTGCTGCGCGGCCAGATCTAG
- a CDS encoding MBL fold metallo-hydrolase, giving the protein MTPIPTDRPDVVGFFDAATHTVTYLVSDPATGAAAIIDPVLDYDPAAARTSTGSIERVLEAVRDRGLKLERVLETHAHADHLTGADEIRNRTGAPVGIGEKITRVQKTFGDLFEAADVTPDALVFDETYADGARFALGSLSVEVMHTPGHTPACVSYRIGDAVFVGDTLFMPDYGTARCDFPGGDARTLYRSIQKILALPDATRVFVGHDYLPEGRTDFRWETSVGEEKANIHLAGRTEDDYVAMREARDATLPPPQLILPALQVNIRAGALPPAEASGKRFLKLPLNAI; this is encoded by the coding sequence GTGACCCCAATCCCCACTGACAGGCCTGACGTCGTCGGCTTTTTCGACGCCGCGACCCACACCGTGACCTATCTGGTGTCGGACCCGGCCACAGGCGCCGCCGCCATCATCGACCCTGTGCTGGACTACGATCCGGCGGCGGCGCGCACCTCGACCGGTTCGATCGAGCGGGTGCTGGAGGCTGTCCGTGACCGAGGCCTGAAGCTGGAACGGGTGCTGGAAACCCACGCCCACGCCGACCATCTGACCGGCGCCGACGAAATCCGTAACCGAACCGGCGCGCCCGTCGGCATCGGCGAAAAGATCACCCGCGTGCAGAAAACCTTTGGCGACCTGTTCGAGGCCGCCGACGTGACGCCTGACGCCTTGGTCTTCGACGAGACCTACGCCGACGGCGCCCGCTTCGCCCTGGGCTCGCTTTCAGTTGAAGTGATGCACACGCCCGGCCACACGCCGGCCTGCGTCAGCTATCGCATCGGCGACGCCGTTTTTGTTGGCGACACCCTGTTCATGCCCGACTACGGCACGGCCCGCTGCGACTTCCCCGGCGGCGACGCCAGGACCCTCTATCGCTCGATCCAGAAGATCCTGGCCCTGCCCGACGCCACGCGCGTCTTCGTCGGTCACGATTACCTGCCGGAGGGCCGCACTGACTTCCGATGGGAAACCAGCGTGGGCGAGGAGAAGGCCAATATCCACCTGGCGGGACGCACCGAGGACGACTACGTCGCCATGCGCGAGGCCCGCGACGCCACCCTGCCCCCGCCGCAACTGATCCTGCCGGCGTTGCAGGTCAACATTCGCGCGGGCGCCCTGCCCCCGGCCGAGGCGTCAGGAAAGCGCTTCCTGAAGCTGCCGCTGAACGCGATCTAG
- a CDS encoding metalloregulator ArsR/SmtB family transcription factor, whose amino-acid sequence MIDLNAIGLERFQANAGDAARLLKSLSNENRLMILCQIGDGERQVADLLPLVGLSQSALSQHLARLRDDGLVSARKSGTAVFYRIADPAALQVIGVLAEIFCPPASA is encoded by the coding sequence ATGATCGACCTGAACGCCATCGGACTGGAGCGCTTTCAAGCCAATGCGGGCGACGCCGCCCGGTTGCTGAAATCCCTGTCGAACGAGAACCGCCTGATGATCCTGTGCCAGATCGGCGACGGCGAGCGGCAGGTCGCGGACCTGTTGCCGCTGGTCGGCCTGTCGCAATCAGCCCTGTCCCAGCATCTGGCGCGCCTGCGCGACGACGGGCTGGTCAGCGCGAGAAAGAGCGGCACCGCCGTCTTCTATCGCATCGCCGATCCCGCCGCCCTGCAGGTGATCGGCGTTCTGGCCGAAATCTTCTGTCCTCCGGCTTCGGCCTGA
- a CDS encoding rhodanese family protein, translating into MNPLVSLSPAEVAARLKARTAVLVDIREPDEHAREHIVGAVAAPLSAFEAAHLALTPGKDVIFMCRSGNRTAGHCDRLAARVDGPAHVLAGGLDAWKKAGLPVKTDTKQPLELMRQVQMAAGGLILVGALLGTLAHPAFWGLSAFVGAGLFVAGATGFCGMARLLAVMPWNRNMKRV; encoded by the coding sequence ATGAATCCGCTTGTCTCCCTGTCGCCCGCTGAAGTCGCCGCTCGCCTGAAGGCGCGGACCGCCGTGCTGGTCGATATCCGCGAACCCGACGAACATGCGCGCGAACATATCGTGGGCGCCGTCGCCGCTCCCCTGTCCGCGTTCGAGGCCGCTCATCTGGCTCTGACGCCGGGCAAGGACGTCATCTTCATGTGCCGCAGCGGCAACCGCACGGCGGGGCACTGCGACCGGCTGGCCGCGCGCGTCGACGGCCCGGCCCATGTGCTGGCCGGCGGCCTGGACGCCTGGAAGAAGGCCGGCCTGCCGGTCAAGACCGACACGAAGCAGCCCCTGGAGTTGATGCGTCAGGTGCAGATGGCGGCGGGCGGTCTGATCCTGGTCGGCGCCCTCTTGGGTACGCTGGCGCATCCCGCCTTCTGGGGCCTCAGCGCCTTTGTCGGGGCGGGCCTGTTCGTGGCCGGGGCGACGGGCTTCTGCGGCATGGCGCGCCTGCTGGCGGTCATGCCGTGGAACCGGAACATGAAGCGGGTCTGA
- a CDS encoding sulfite exporter TauE/SafE family protein has translation MDPIQLLLAALSGGVVALLLTVFGGGGSVLAVPLLLYVVGVRDPHMAIGASAAGVSLNALTALAGQAKAGRVRWPCAVLFAVVGSAAAWAGSSVAKAIDGHHLLLVFAVAMAAVGLAMLRPKTDAGNPGVRLNRGLAPRIAVSGAGVGVASGFFGIGGGFLIVPGLMWATGMTLAAAQATSLLSVAAFGASTAINYSLSGLVDWGVVAAMAVGGAAGTMAGLPLSRRLGANAALGRQLFAGLILIVAVYVAFKAITGG, from the coding sequence ATGGATCCGATCCAGCTTCTTCTGGCCGCCCTCAGCGGCGGCGTCGTCGCCCTGCTGCTGACGGTGTTCGGCGGCGGCGGGTCGGTTCTGGCTGTGCCGCTGCTGCTCTATGTCGTCGGCGTGCGCGATCCGCATATGGCCATCGGGGCCTCCGCCGCGGGGGTGTCGTTGAACGCTTTGACCGCCCTGGCGGGTCAGGCCAAGGCCGGGCGGGTGCGGTGGCCCTGCGCCGTTCTGTTCGCCGTGGTGGGATCGGCGGCGGCCTGGGCTGGATCGTCAGTCGCGAAGGCCATCGACGGTCATCACCTGCTGCTGGTCTTCGCCGTGGCTATGGCGGCGGTGGGCTTGGCTATGCTGCGGCCCAAGACGGACGCCGGTAATCCCGGAGTCCGCCTGAATCGCGGCCTGGCTCCGCGCATCGCTGTGTCGGGCGCCGGCGTCGGCGTGGCCTCAGGCTTCTTCGGCATCGGCGGCGGCTTCCTGATCGTGCCGGGTCTGATGTGGGCCACCGGCATGACCCTGGCGGCGGCGCAGGCGACGTCGCTGCTCAGCGTCGCGGCTTTCGGCGCCAGCACGGCAATCAACTACAGCCTGTCCGGCCTGGTCGACTGGGGCGTGGTCGCGGCCATGGCGGTCGGCGGCGCGGCGGGCACGATGGCGGGCTTGCCGCTGTCCAGGCGGCTGGGCGCGAACGCAGCCCTGGGGCGTCAGTTGTTCGCCGGCCTGATCCTGATCGTCGCTGTCTATGTGGCGTTCAAGGCGATCACGGGCGGCTGA
- a CDS encoding MarR family transcriptional regulator — translation MPDRASRAAAQWAVQRPDMDMLPMEALGRLHEASILVARERQAPLYARYGLHQGEFDALATLRRSGAPEGLTPTALFEAAMMSSGGMTARIDRLEKAGLVERRPHPTDRRATLVRLTDKGLDLIETIMPEHEEAARDILAPLSPDEQKTLNTLLARLIGGLCD, via the coding sequence ATGCCCGATAGAGCCTCTCGCGCCGCCGCCCAATGGGCCGTCCAGCGCCCCGACATGGACATGCTGCCGATGGAGGCGCTGGGCCGTCTGCATGAGGCCTCCATCCTGGTCGCGCGCGAGCGCCAGGCCCCCCTCTACGCCCGCTACGGCCTGCACCAGGGCGAGTTCGACGCACTGGCGACCCTGCGCCGCTCGGGCGCGCCCGAGGGCCTGACGCCGACCGCCCTGTTCGAGGCGGCGATGATGTCGTCCGGCGGCATGACGGCCCGCATCGACCGGCTGGAAAAGGCCGGGCTGGTTGAACGCCGCCCTCACCCGACCGACCGACGCGCCACCCTGGTCCGTCTGACGGACAAGGGCCTCGACCTGATCGAAACCATCATGCCGGAACACGAAGAAGCGGCGCGAGACATCCTCGCGCCGCTCTCGCCTGACGAGCAGAAGACCTTGAACACCCTGCTGGCCAGGCTGATCGGCGGACTCTGCGACTGA
- a CDS encoding MFS transporter, with the protein MTARSEAEPARGASLLLLAAIFALALNLRPAMAAVGPLLDLIEDATGMDSTAASLLTTLPVLMIGLGALSIRPLRCRLGERRGILLGALLIGGACLARALFRETAGLIASAAVVGVGVALIQALAPVVIKRAFPTRFGTVMAIYTTGIMGGAAVAAASAAGLAEAVGWAWTLALWSAPAFIAAVVWLLAARDQAAEEPDRDAVIEVVHPETPFWRQGRAWRLIVIMGLGTSAYTLVLAWLPPFYVDLGQARATAGYLLSGMTGAEVMAGVLVSVLIGRFPDRRGPILTALVLALMGLAGLVVAPVALAVPVVVVMGLGIGAIFPLTLILAMDQIDDPARSGDLLAFVQGGGYIIASLSPLAAGLLRDHMADLTGAWVLMGFGVVVLGVMTLAFRPGLPKLR; encoded by the coding sequence ATGACCGCACGGTCCGAAGCCGAGCCGGCGCGCGGCGCGTCCTTGCTGCTGCTGGCGGCCATCTTCGCCCTGGCGCTGAACCTGCGGCCGGCGATGGCGGCGGTCGGGCCGCTGCTGGACCTCATCGAAGACGCGACGGGGATGGATTCCACCGCCGCCAGCCTGTTGACCACGCTCCCGGTGCTGATGATCGGCCTCGGCGCCCTGTCCATCCGGCCCTTGCGGTGTCGGTTGGGCGAGCGGCGCGGCATTCTGCTGGGCGCGCTGCTGATCGGCGGGGCCTGCCTGGCGCGGGCCTTGTTCAGGGAGACAGCCGGACTGATCGCCAGCGCGGCGGTCGTCGGCGTTGGCGTGGCCTTGATCCAGGCCTTGGCGCCAGTCGTCATCAAGCGGGCCTTTCCGACGCGGTTCGGCACGGTGATGGCTATTTACACCACGGGCATCATGGGCGGGGCGGCGGTGGCGGCGGCGAGCGCGGCCGGCCTGGCCGAGGCGGTCGGCTGGGCCTGGACGCTGGCGCTGTGGTCGGCGCCCGCCTTTATCGCGGCGGTCGTCTGGCTGCTGGCCGCGCGCGATCAGGCGGCGGAAGAGCCAGATCGAGACGCCGTGATTGAGGTGGTCCATCCCGAGACGCCCTTCTGGCGTCAGGGCCGGGCGTGGCGCCTGATCGTCATCATGGGGCTGGGCACCTCGGCCTATACCCTGGTCCTGGCCTGGCTGCCGCCCTTCTACGTGGATCTCGGGCAGGCGAGGGCGACGGCGGGCTATCTGCTCAGCGGCATGACCGGGGCCGAGGTCATGGCCGGGGTTCTGGTCTCGGTGTTGATTGGGCGCTTTCCCGACCGACGCGGGCCCATCCTGACGGCTCTGGTCCTTGCCCTGATGGGTTTGGCCGGGCTGGTGGTCGCGCCGGTCGCTCTGGCGGTTCCGGTCGTTGTAGTCATGGGACTTGGCATCGGCGCCATCTTCCCCCTGACGCTGATCCTGGCCATGGATCAGATCGACGATCCCGCCCGGTCCGGGGACCTTCTCGCCTTCGTTCAGGGCGGCGGCTACATCATCGCCAGCCTGTCGCCCCTGGCCGCCGGCCTGCTGCGCGACCACATGGCCGACCTGACGGGGGCCTGGGTCCTGATGGGCTTCGGCGTCGTGGTTCTTGGCGTAATGACTTTGGCGTTCCGGCCAGGCCTGCCCAAGCTGCGCTGA